The window TCGGGTTCTGCTTGAATACCCGTATTGCTAAACGACTACCGGATGGTGCTGTTCCGCTGATCGAACTGAGACTTGTCGTCCACACTGTATTCGTGCTGTAATCCCGCACTTCATTGACTGATCCAAAGGATGTAAATACCCCACCGCTGACATAACCGAGCTGATATTGGATGCCGGTCAGGGTGCCTGGATTTATGGCTTCCTGATAGTCTCTCAGGCTGCCCGTAACATCCACACCGGTTATGTTGGTATTTTGCGAATAGGGTGTATCGCTGATTACAAGAAGCAGGGAGGTACCGACTGCACCGGTCGAACCCGTTCTGCCGGTAGTGCAGGCATTGCTCCCTGATGTATTCATTGGGACAATAACCTCAGTGGTAGCATTGGTCCCGCATGTGCCGTAGTTTGTTGTGAACCCGTTCAGGTTAGCTCCTGTGCCAGACTGCATATTATAAGTAACTGCTTCTGATATACCGGCGCTATAAAGACCGATAAGGCTGGCAAAACTCAAAACAATAATCATAACCATGTTAATGCTGACGCGACTGCTGCTCTGGGTCGCCATTTTATGGCCGTTCTTCTTCATTCTTATATCCTCCTTAGTCTTAACCCTCTATTGCATATAGAGATTAGAGTCAGGGCCTATCTGGAGATGTCATTGCATACACGCACGAGCATAGCAATGCGTGCCGATGCGACCGAAATCCTTGATCAGATAAGCCTGTAGAATGTGTTAAGAGTGAAGATAGGGAGGGGCGAGACCGGAATGAGGGGAACGATATACTTCAATAATGTTGATATGTTCTGAACTTCGGGAAAAGCGGAAACGACTGGGGTCTATTATGAGGTCGGTGCCCAGATATAATCTTGCCGCGATGTGAGTTGCAATGGCCATGAGCAGCAGAAAGAAGAGGGTGAAGGACCGCAATAAAGCGCGTTTCTTTTTTACCATCACCTCTACATCAGCCTCGTCAGAGCTGAACCAGCTTTCAGATAACAATCTGTCACTCATCAAACTCAGAATTCTTTCGACTATAACGATTCTTATAGAGGCAGCCTCAGAATCCTGCATCAGTCCTTTGACCGTTCTGTCTGCACATATCTTGAGGGGAGATACCGAGTATACAACAAAAAATAACAGGAACATGATGTAGTGCAGCCGGGATTTCAGAAAGGGGGTATGCGCCTCAGGATTAGTAAAGAGAAATTTCCTGCAGTGGTGCGTCATCTCGCGCAGAAGTGTGAAAAACGCGGGACGGCCTTCGAGCGAAATAATGCTTTCCTGATGCTGTGTTACGCTCATTATTATTTACCTTGTTAAATTATCAAGCATATCTCATGCCAAATACAAACTGAGAAGACCCTTACAAAGACCTCTCCAACCACCTATTTCAGAAGCATCTCAAGAAGTGCTTTTTGTGTATGCAGACGATTTTCTGCCTGATCAAAGACAACGCTCTGGGGGCCGTCCATCACCTCATCGGTTATCTCCTCACCGCGATGGGCCGGCAGGCAGTGAAGGACAATCGCATCCTTCCTGGCACAGCCGAGCAGCTTTGTATTTATCTGGTAGTCCCCGAACTTCTGTTTTTTATGCTCGGCCTCTTTTTCCTGGCCCATGCTGACCCATACATCCGTGTACACGGCATCTGCCATGCCGGCGGCTTCCCTGGGGTCCCTGAGCACGATGATCTCGCTTTTTGCCAGCGACTGTGCCCGCTCAAAGATCTCATTGTGAGGCTCAAAGCCTTCAGGGCAGGCAATGGTCAGGTGAAAGTCCAGGATCGCAGCCGCCTCGATCAGGGAATTGCAGACATTGTTGCCGTCGCCGATAAAGGCGACCTTCAGCCCCTCCAGTCTGCCCTTCTTTTCGAGCAGGGTCATCACATCGGCAAGTGCCTGGCAGGGATGGTGCGTGTCACTTAACCCATTGATCACCGGTATGGTGCTGTTAGCCGCAAGGGTCTCAAGCGTAGCATGCGAAAAGGTCCTCATCATGAAGGCATTCAGATACCGTGATATTGTCCTGCCGGTATCCGCTATCGTCTCACCCCTCCCCAGTTGGATCTCGTCAGGAGTCATGCAGA is drawn from Nitrospirota bacterium and contains these coding sequences:
- the argF gene encoding ornithine carbamoyltransferase is translated as MKKDLLKISDLTKSEIETLLNRAIALKSGKDASACPLIGKNIGLFFEKPSTRTRLSFEAGIYQLGGNAICMTPDEIQLGRGETIADTGRTISRYLNAFMMRTFSHATLETLAANSTIPVINGLSDTHHPCQALADVMTLLEKKGRLEGLKVAFIGDGNNVCNSLIEAAAILDFHLTIACPEGFEPHNEIFERAQSLAKSEIIVLRDPREAAGMADAVYTDVWVSMGQEKEAEHKKQKFGDYQINTKLLGCARKDAIVLHCLPAHRGEEITDEVMDGPQSVVFDQAENRLHTQKALLEMLLK